One segment of Thermodesulfovibrio sp. 3907-1M DNA contains the following:
- the acs gene encoding acetate--CoA ligase: MTQGIDVLLKEQRVFPPPKEISEKAYIKSMAEYEAMYKRSVEDPEGFWAEVAEQNITWYKKWDKVLDYDFEKPYIKWFINGKLNASYNCLDRNLDSLRNKAALVWEADDGEVRTYTYWQLYREVNRFANVLKKLGIKKGDRVAVYLPMIPELPITMLACARIGAIHSVVFAGFSAQSLRDRINDCGAKLLITANQGVRGGRIVPLKANADQALEGTPSIEKVVVVKRTPNFVDMDPQRDFWWHDLINDPEISNYCEPEVMDAEDPLFILYTSGSTGKPKGVLHTTGGYMVYVNVTFKWVFDYKPEETFFCTADIGWVTGHSYIVYGPLSAGATSLMFEGVPTYPNPGRFWEIVEKHRVNIFYTAPTAIRALMREGEQWPYKYDLSSLRILGTVGEPINPEAWMWYYKHVGRERCPIVDTWWQTETGGFMITPLPGAMTLKPGSATRPFFGVVPRVLKEDGSPAGVNEGGYLVIEKPWPGMLRGTWGDPENKRIKEVYFSRFPGKYFTGDGARVDEDGDYWLMGRIDDVINVSGHRIGTAEVESALVAHPAVAEAAVVGFPHDIKGEGIYVYVVLKEGYEPSRDLEKLLISHIRHMIGPIATPDKIQFAGGLPKTRSGKIMRRILRKIASGAIEDLGDTSTLADPSVVEELVTGRK, translated from the coding sequence ATGACACAGGGAATTGATGTATTACTTAAAGAACAGAGGGTTTTCCCTCCACCAAAGGAGATTTCAGAAAAAGCCTATATTAAAAGCATGGCTGAATATGAAGCAATGTATAAGAGATCAGTGGAAGATCCTGAAGGTTTCTGGGCAGAAGTTGCGGAGCAAAACATTACATGGTATAAAAAATGGGATAAAGTATTAGATTATGATTTTGAGAAACCATATATTAAGTGGTTTATCAATGGAAAACTCAATGCTTCTTATAACTGCCTTGATCGCAATCTTGACTCTTTAAGAAACAAAGCAGCTCTTGTATGGGAAGCAGATGATGGAGAAGTCAGAACTTACACTTACTGGCAGCTTTACAGAGAAGTTAACAGATTTGCCAATGTGTTAAAAAAATTAGGAATTAAAAAAGGCGATAGAGTGGCTGTTTATTTGCCCATGATACCTGAGCTTCCAATTACAATGCTTGCCTGTGCAAGAATTGGAGCAATTCACAGTGTTGTCTTTGCAGGTTTTTCAGCACAATCCCTGAGAGACAGAATAAATGATTGTGGAGCAAAGCTTCTCATTACTGCGAATCAGGGAGTAAGAGGTGGAAGGATTGTTCCTCTTAAAGCAAATGCTGATCAGGCACTGGAAGGAACTCCTTCTATAGAAAAAGTAGTCGTTGTGAAGAGAACACCCAATTTTGTTGACATGGATCCCCAAAGAGACTTCTGGTGGCATGACCTCATAAATGATCCTGAAATAAGTAACTATTGCGAACCAGAAGTAATGGATGCAGAAGACCCGCTTTTTATACTTTACACATCAGGTTCAACGGGAAAACCAAAGGGAGTGCTTCACACAACAGGCGGATACATGGTGTATGTAAATGTAACATTTAAATGGGTATTTGACTACAAACCCGAGGAAACATTTTTCTGCACAGCAGATATCGGCTGGGTAACAGGACATAGCTATATAGTTTATGGTCCACTTAGTGCAGGAGCTACATCACTCATGTTTGAAGGAGTGCCAACTTATCCAAATCCTGGAAGATTCTGGGAGATAGTGGAAAAACACAGAGTTAATATATTTTATACAGCACCTACAGCAATCAGGGCTTTAATGAGAGAAGGAGAGCAGTGGCCCTACAAATATGACCTTTCAAGCTTAAGAATTCTTGGAACAGTTGGTGAGCCAATTAATCCTGAGGCATGGATGTGGTATTACAAACATGTTGGGAGGGAACGCTGTCCCATAGTTGATACATGGTGGCAGACTGAAACAGGTGGATTTATGATTACACCTTTGCCAGGAGCAATGACACTCAAGCCCGGCTCTGCAACAAGACCTTTCTTTGGAGTTGTTCCAAGAGTGTTAAAAGAAGACGGCTCTCCTGCAGGAGTCAATGAGGGCGGATATCTTGTGATTGAAAAACCCTGGCCAGGAATGCTAAGAGGCACATGGGGAGACCCGGAAAACAAAAGAATAAAAGAGGTTTATTTCTCTCGCTTTCCAGGGAAATACTTTACAGGAGATGGTGCAAGAGTGGATGAAGATGGAGATTACTGGTTAATGGGAAGAATTGATGATGTTATAAATGTCTCTGGACATAGAATCGGAACTGCTGAAGTAGAGTCTGCTCTGGTTGCCCATCCTGCAGTTGCAGAGGCAGCTGTAGTAGGTTTTCCTCATGATATAAAAGGTGAAGGTATCTATGTTTATGTGGTTTTGAAAGAAGGATACGAGCCATCAAGGGATCTGGAAAAATTATTGATTTCCCATATAAGACATATGATAGGACCCATAGCTACGCCGGATAAAATCCAGTTTGCAGGAGGACTTCCAAAAACAAGAAGCGGTAAGATAATGAGAAGAATTTTAAGAAAAATAGCTTCCGGTGCTATTGAAGACCTCGGTGATACCTCAACTCTTGCAGACCCATCAGTAGTAGAGGAGTTAGTCACAGGAAGGAAATAA
- a CDS encoding TIGR01212 family radical SAM protein (This family includes YhcC from E. coli K-12, an uncharacterized radical SAM protein.): MIKRYYSFGEYLKEIFGKKVYKVNVDAGFTCPNRDGTLGYGGCIYCNNASFRPPSCVPEISLTEQISRGIQHVKKRYKAQAFLVYFQPYTNTYAPVAKLEKLYKEALSFPEVIGLAIGTRPDCVDDEKLDLLKELSKSHMIIIEYGLQSIYDKSLKFIHRGHDYATFLKAVYDTCEKGILVGAHIIVGLPTETKEESLQMADEINRHPIKFLKIHQLQVVKDTVLARIYEKKPFKVFEYEEYLDFVVDFLERLSPDIVIQRLFATSPDEILIAPKWNRSKQQILNDIEKRLEERNARQGSKCTFIRDRALCY; this comes from the coding sequence ATGATAAAGCGTTATTACTCCTTTGGAGAATATCTTAAAGAAATATTTGGTAAAAAGGTGTATAAAGTAAATGTGGACGCTGGTTTCACATGTCCAAACAGGGATGGCACTCTTGGTTATGGTGGTTGTATTTATTGTAATAATGCTTCTTTCAGACCTCCAAGCTGTGTTCCAGAAATTTCTTTGACTGAACAGATTTCAAGAGGAATACAACATGTGAAAAAAAGATATAAAGCTCAAGCTTTTCTTGTTTATTTTCAACCCTATACAAACACATATGCTCCAGTAGCAAAGCTTGAAAAGCTTTACAAAGAGGCTCTATCTTTCCCGGAAGTCATAGGACTTGCAATCGGAACCCGTCCAGATTGTGTAGATGATGAAAAACTTGATTTACTTAAAGAACTTTCAAAATCTCATATGATAATTATTGAATACGGATTACAGTCAATTTACGATAAATCTCTCAAATTTATTCATAGAGGACATGACTATGCTACATTTCTTAAGGCTGTTTATGATACCTGTGAAAAAGGAATACTTGTTGGAGCTCATATAATAGTTGGTCTTCCTACAGAGACAAAAGAGGAATCCCTTCAGATGGCAGACGAGATAAATCGTCATCCAATAAAGTTTCTAAAGATTCATCAGCTTCAGGTTGTAAAAGACACTGTTCTTGCAAGAATTTATGAGAAAAAGCCTTTTAAGGTATTTGAATATGAAGAGTATCTTGACTTTGTGGTAGATTTTCTTGAAAGATTGAGTCCAGATATTGTTATTCAGAGACTTTTTGCTACATCGCCTGATGAAATTTTAATTGCACCTAAGTGGAATCGTTCAAAGCAACAGATTTTGAACGATATAGAGAAAAGACTTGAGGAGAGAAATGCTCGCCAGGGTTCAAAGTGCACATTTATTAGGGATAGAGCCTTATGCTATTGA
- the actP gene encoding cation/acetate symporter ActP, with amino-acid sequence MQTVLGQPTLTGIFFFLLFVSITLYITYWAAKRTRTTTEFYAAGRSITGLQNGLALAGDYMSAASFLGIAGLVSLKGYDGLIYAVGWLVGWPIVMFLIAEPLRNLGKYTFADVVAYRLKQRPIRTAAATGALITVLFYLIAQMVGAGSLIKLMFGLPYEIAIIIVGCLMIAYVLFGGMLATTWVQIIKACLLLGGATLLVLLTLYKFGFNYLELFSTVTTQYGEKFVQPGGLITNPLDAISLGIALMFGTAGLPHILMRFYTVPDAKEARKSVFYATGFIGYFYILTFTIGFGAAALVGQEIIKKIDKGGNMAAPLLAEALGGEIFLGFLAAVAFATILAVVAGLTLAGASAVSHDIYVGVVKRGRADEKQEVRAAKIATLCLGILAIILGIVFKGQNVAFMVGLAFAVAASANFPALLMSIFWRKFTTQGAVWSIYTGLTLSVVLIILSPTVWVDILKNPQAIFPLKNPGIVSFFASFAMGILVSLLTQEKEAEAKFESEKIRSYIGVGAE; translated from the coding sequence ATGCAAACCGTTTTGGGACAACCAACTTTAACTGGTATATTTTTCTTTCTTTTGTTTGTATCAATAACTCTTTATATTACCTACTGGGCAGCTAAAAGAACAAGAACAACAACAGAGTTTTATGCTGCTGGAAGAAGCATTACAGGGCTACAAAATGGGCTTGCTCTTGCTGGAGACTATATGTCTGCAGCAAGCTTTCTTGGGATAGCGGGACTGGTTTCTCTTAAAGGATACGATGGCTTAATTTACGCAGTAGGCTGGCTTGTTGGATGGCCCATTGTTATGTTTCTGATTGCAGAACCATTAAGAAATCTCGGTAAATACACTTTTGCAGATGTTGTGGCTTACAGGCTTAAACAAAGACCAATCAGAACAGCAGCAGCCACAGGAGCTTTAATAACTGTGCTTTTTTATCTCATTGCTCAGATGGTTGGTGCAGGCTCATTAATAAAGCTTATGTTCGGACTTCCTTATGAGATTGCCATAATAATTGTAGGATGCCTGATGATAGCGTATGTTCTCTTTGGAGGAATGCTTGCAACCACATGGGTTCAGATTATAAAAGCCTGTCTGCTTCTTGGCGGTGCAACTTTACTGGTTTTGCTCACTCTTTATAAGTTTGGCTTCAATTATCTTGAACTCTTTTCAACTGTTACAACGCAGTATGGTGAAAAATTTGTTCAGCCTGGTGGTTTAATAACAAATCCTCTTGATGCTATATCTCTTGGAATAGCCCTGATGTTTGGAACTGCAGGACTACCCCATATTCTCATGAGATTTTACACTGTGCCCGATGCCAAGGAAGCAAGAAAGTCAGTATTTTATGCAACAGGGTTTATCGGTTATTTCTACATTCTGACATTTACAATAGGATTTGGAGCAGCAGCATTAGTAGGACAGGAAATTATAAAGAAAATTGACAAAGGTGGTAATATGGCAGCACCACTTCTTGCTGAAGCACTGGGTGGTGAGATTTTTCTTGGATTTTTAGCTGCTGTTGCCTTTGCAACAATTCTTGCAGTGGTGGCGGGTCTGACCTTAGCTGGAGCATCAGCAGTGTCTCATGATATTTATGTTGGCGTTGTTAAAAGAGGAAGAGCGGATGAAAAACAGGAAGTAAGAGCAGCTAAGATTGCAACTCTCTGTCTTGGCATTCTTGCAATAATTCTCGGTATCGTATTTAAAGGACAGAATGTAGCCTTCATGGTAGGTTTAGCCTTTGCAGTAGCAGCTTCTGCAAACTTTCCAGCATTGCTCATGTCCATTTTCTGGAGAAAGTTTACCACACAGGGGGCTGTATGGAGCATTTATACAGGTCTCACTTTGAGTGTAGTTTTAATTATTCTGAGTCCTACTGTATGGGTGGATATTTTGAAAAATCCTCAGGCAATATTCCCGTTAAAAAATCCTGGAATAGTTTCTTTCTTTGCTTCCTTTGCCATGGGAATCCTTGTCTCTCTTTTGACACAGGAAAAAGAAGCTGAAGCAAAGTTTGAATCTGAAAAAATAAGGTCCTATATTGGAGTTGGAGCGGAATAA
- a CDS encoding putative nucleotidyltransferase substrate binding domain-containing protein produces MEELIQFLRNTYPFNRLPLEEIKNLSKFLLKRDYQKGDIIFKEGAQPLQFLYIIHKGEVFLEKNNQLVYHLKDGDIFGYVSLLGELPPATTARVVEDRTVILELPKDIFLNLLTGYDEFARFFTKELAKRVHRVPQTKTSFQMERLIDVRVKDIKLKEPVIIASETVLQEAIKLMAEKDSTFCLVKTDSTVGIITERDIIKKVLAKDLNPQQIKAKDIATFPVIEISSSEPLFNALLTMAKHGIRKLVIKDGNTISGVLDDRTVISHESKNIIFLIKEIDKAKSAEELAYIYSIIQDSIIEGVLSGMDPEYVGKYIAELNDHFMKKAAQLTENLYGTASSLYSIMVIGSEGRREQSLKTDQDNALIYENKREDYFERFSQTYIELLLKIGFPPCPGNVMLNNPYWRKSKEEWFKEIHQWMENPKPENVLNISIFFDFRSVAGSESLVEELRDHVKKKIKASKTFLPFLASEAVRFKPPLSFFKTFLVEKSGEHKGKIDIKKYGIFPIVQGIRVLALDNEINETNTFERIRGLKSKGVFTEEFARDLEESYRFLMSLRLKSQATQIREGKTPDNYIAPYSLSKTEKGVLKDSFKKIEEFQKLLFNKYNLRYFS; encoded by the coding sequence ATGGAAGAACTTATTCAATTTTTAAGAAATACTTATCCCTTTAACAGACTTCCTCTGGAAGAAATAAAAAATTTATCCAAATTTTTATTAAAAAGAGATTATCAGAAGGGCGATATAATTTTTAAAGAAGGAGCTCAACCTTTACAATTTCTTTATATAATTCACAAAGGTGAAGTTTTTCTTGAAAAAAACAATCAACTTGTATATCACCTGAAAGATGGAGATATTTTCGGTTATGTTTCCCTGCTTGGAGAGCTTCCTCCTGCTACCACAGCAAGAGTTGTGGAAGACAGGACAGTTATACTGGAGTTGCCAAAAGATATTTTTCTTAACCTTTTAACCGGATACGATGAATTTGCAAGATTTTTTACAAAGGAGCTGGCAAAGAGAGTTCACAGAGTTCCTCAAACAAAAACTTCTTTTCAGATGGAAAGACTTATTGATGTAAGAGTTAAGGACATAAAATTAAAAGAGCCAGTAATTATTGCCTCAGAAACAGTACTTCAAGAAGCAATAAAATTAATGGCAGAGAAAGACTCAACTTTCTGTCTTGTTAAAACAGACAGTACAGTTGGTATTATTACTGAAAGAGATATAATAAAAAAAGTTCTTGCAAAAGATTTAAATCCTCAACAGATAAAAGCAAAAGATATAGCAACTTTTCCTGTAATAGAAATATCTTCATCTGAGCCACTTTTCAATGCTCTTCTTACAATGGCAAAGCATGGAATAAGAAAGCTTGTAATAAAGGATGGTAACACTATTTCAGGCGTTCTTGATGACAGAACAGTTATATCCCATGAAAGTAAAAACATAATTTTCCTTATCAAAGAGATTGATAAAGCAAAATCAGCAGAAGAACTTGCTTATATTTACTCAATCATACAGGACAGTATTATTGAAGGTGTTTTAAGTGGAATGGATCCAGAATATGTGGGCAAGTATATTGCAGAATTAAATGATCATTTTATGAAAAAAGCGGCACAGCTTACAGAAAATCTTTATGGAACAGCATCTTCTTTATACAGTATTATGGTTATTGGCTCAGAAGGAAGAAGAGAGCAGAGTCTTAAGACTGATCAGGATAATGCTTTAATTTATGAAAATAAAAGAGAAGACTATTTTGAAAGATTCTCTCAAACTTATATTGAACTGCTTCTTAAAATAGGCTTCCCACCCTGTCCTGGAAATGTTATGCTCAATAATCCTTACTGGAGAAAAAGCAAAGAAGAATGGTTTAAGGAGATACACCAATGGATGGAAAATCCCAAGCCAGAAAATGTTCTTAATATCAGTATATTTTTTGATTTCAGAAGTGTTGCAGGTTCTGAATCCCTTGTTGAGGAATTAAGAGATCATGTAAAGAAAAAAATAAAGGCAAGTAAAACTTTTCTCCCTTTTCTTGCCTCTGAAGCAGTGAGGTTTAAGCCTCCATTGAGCTTTTTTAAAACTTTTTTAGTCGAGAAATCAGGTGAACACAAGGGAAAAATTGATATAAAAAAATACGGAATTTTTCCAATAGTCCAGGGGATAAGAGTTTTAGCTCTTGATAACGAAATAAATGAGACTAATACTTTTGAGAGAATAAGAGGGTTAAAAAGTAAAGGAGTATTCACAGAAGAATTTGCAAGAGACTTAGAAGAATCCTATAGATTTTTAATGAGCCTCAGATTAAAATCTCAGGCTACGCAAATAAGGGAAGGAAAGACACCGGATAACTACATCGCTCCCTACAGTCTTTCAAAAACGGAAAAAGGGGTTTTAAAGGATTCCTTTAAGAAGATTGAAGAGTTTCAAAAGCTTCTTTTTAATAAATACAATTTAAGATATTTTTCTTAA
- a CDS encoding sigma-54 dependent transcriptional regulator, whose product MNERILVVDEDGVLRENLSNYLKKLGFTVDVAATFQEAINTYASYIHDFVIVEIELPDGDGLEFINKIKSLNPSVKTIVTTSCPSVNSALKALKLKVDDYLIKPFVYEEILTFFKKPAEKQKTEKIIPSFEEKFFSIIGESVEIKLLLEKIKKIANTPTNVLLLGETGTGKELFARAIHEASYRKKKPFVAINCASLPENLLESELFGFIKGAFTGATSDKKGLLEIADGGTVFLDEIGDMPVGLQAKLLRVIEDKEIRPLGSVTTKKIDLRFISATNKDLLEEVREGKFREDLFFRLNVITLHIPPLRERGKDIEILAYHFMRKFAIKMGKDIKKFEPQTIQILLKYPWPGNIRELQNVIEQAVVFAESDTIKPEHLPEHVRNMEVTPEKKKDIPLISIEEFTKEFILKYQSVYTEQELADMLGITRKALWEKRKKWGLPRPGEKI is encoded by the coding sequence ATGAATGAAAGAATTCTTGTAGTAGATGAAGATGGAGTTTTAAGAGAAAACTTAAGTAACTATCTGAAAAAACTGGGTTTTACTGTAGATGTAGCAGCAACATTTCAGGAAGCAATAAATACTTATGCATCCTATATCCATGACTTTGTGATTGTTGAGATAGAGCTTCCAGATGGAGATGGACTGGAGTTTATAAACAAAATCAAATCATTAAATCCTTCTGTAAAAACTATTGTAACTACATCCTGTCCATCAGTAAACTCTGCGCTTAAAGCATTAAAACTTAAAGTGGACGATTATCTTATAAAACCTTTTGTTTATGAGGAAATTCTCACATTTTTCAAGAAACCAGCAGAAAAACAGAAGACTGAAAAGATTATTCCATCCTTTGAAGAAAAATTTTTTTCAATAATCGGTGAATCAGTGGAGATTAAACTTTTGCTTGAAAAAATAAAAAAGATAGCAAACACTCCAACGAATGTTTTACTTCTTGGTGAGACAGGAACAGGAAAAGAGCTTTTTGCAAGAGCAATTCATGAAGCAAGCTACAGAAAGAAAAAACCATTTGTAGCAATTAATTGCGCCAGTCTGCCTGAGAATCTTCTTGAAAGTGAGCTTTTTGGTTTTATAAAAGGTGCTTTCACTGGAGCCACATCTGACAAAAAGGGGCTTCTTGAAATAGCTGATGGTGGCACTGTATTTCTTGATGAAATAGGTGATATGCCAGTAGGGCTACAGGCAAAACTCTTGAGAGTGATTGAAGACAAGGAAATTCGCCCACTTGGCAGTGTTACCACTAAAAAGATTGATCTTAGGTTTATTTCAGCCACAAATAAGGACCTCTTAGAAGAGGTAAGAGAAGGTAAATTTAGAGAAGACCTTTTTTTCAGGCTGAATGTGATAACACTTCATATTCCTCCTCTTAGGGAAAGAGGAAAAGATATAGAAATTCTTGCATATCATTTTATGAGAAAATTTGCCATAAAGATGGGAAAAGATATTAAAAAATTTGAGCCACAGACAATCCAGATTCTGCTTAAATATCCTTGGCCAGGAAACATAAGAGAACTTCAAAATGTAATAGAGCAGGCAGTAGTATTTGCCGAGTCAGATACAATAAAGCCAGAGCATCTTCCAGAGCATGTAAGAAACATGGAAGTTACTCCAGAAAAGAAAAAGGATATTCCTCTTATTTCAATTGAAGAATTTACAAAGGAATTTATTTTGAAATATCAGTCAGTTTACACTGAACAGGAGCTTGCAGACATGCTTGGAATAACAAGAAAGGCTTTATGGGAAAAAAGGAAAAAATGGGGTCTTCCAAGACCCGGAGAGAAAATATAA
- a CDS encoding DUF294 nucleotidyltransferase-like domain-containing protein, which produces MVKIIEDTIEFLKSVPPFEFLDTEVVNSIAVKTSMEYYPKGTHILIQDGSPSEFLYIIKKGGIKVYRKVDTEEVTIDFRSEGDSFGFVSLISGDKSRANVVAIDDTICYLIPKDVILNLMNRYPEVRDFYLKSFMNIYIDKKYAEETSKKTLTATVDKILFTTTVEEIASKNVISVPEHTPLREAARIMCENGISSLVIMNSEGIPVGIITDKDLRRKVVAAARDVNEPVKNIMSFPIISVDAKDYCFEAIVRMLKYNIHHLLVIKNGQIGGIITNHDIMMLQGLSPVTIVRDIEMQQSIEGIISTSKQITNLVGNLLQQGAKASNITRIITEINDRIVRKIAQFAEREFGPPPLPYCWIALGSEGRKEQTFKTDQDNALIYSDPPAGQEESIRKYFLEFASYIKDSLLKCGFPPCPGDIMASNPRWCQPLKVWKKYFSQWIYTPKGESISLSNIFFDFRAIYGDFSLEESLRDYLLNTVKDQKIFLGYLANLAVKNKPPLGFFKTFVVEKSGEHKDKLNIKIKGIAPIVEIIRLFSLEKGIRETSTLERIETLKNKHGVVKDYGEEIIYAFEFLMLLRMKHQYEQVVQGMMPDNFINPETLSNLEKKLLKDTFHLISKLQDILIERYKLMII; this is translated from the coding sequence ATGGTCAAAATAATAGAAGATACGATAGAGTTTCTAAAAAGCGTGCCACCTTTTGAGTTTTTAGATACAGAGGTGGTAAATTCCATAGCTGTTAAAACCTCTATGGAGTATTATCCGAAAGGAACTCATATACTTATTCAGGATGGTTCGCCAAGTGAATTCCTCTATATTATAAAAAAAGGCGGGATAAAGGTTTACAGAAAAGTTGATACAGAAGAAGTAACAATTGACTTCCGAAGTGAGGGTGATTCTTTTGGATTTGTATCTTTAATAAGCGGAGACAAATCACGTGCAAATGTTGTTGCCATAGATGACACGATCTGTTATTTAATTCCAAAAGATGTAATCCTTAATCTCATGAACAGATATCCTGAAGTAAGGGATTTTTATTTAAAATCTTTCATGAACATATATATTGATAAAAAATATGCTGAAGAGACTTCCAAAAAAACTCTGACAGCTACGGTTGATAAAATTCTTTTCACTACAACTGTAGAAGAAATTGCTTCAAAAAATGTTATTTCAGTGCCTGAACATACTCCTCTTAGAGAAGCTGCAAGAATAATGTGCGAGAATGGAATAAGCTCTCTTGTTATAATGAACTCCGAAGGAATTCCTGTAGGTATAATAACGGATAAAGACCTCAGAAGAAAGGTAGTTGCAGCTGCAAGAGATGTTAATGAACCCGTAAAGAATATAATGAGCTTTCCAATAATTAGCGTGGATGCAAAGGACTACTGTTTTGAAGCAATTGTAAGAATGCTCAAATACAATATTCATCATCTTCTCGTAATTAAAAATGGACAGATTGGCGGAATAATTACAAATCACGACATCATGATGCTTCAGGGTCTTTCTCCTGTAACAATAGTAAGAGATATTGAAATGCAACAGAGTATTGAAGGAATTATTAGTACTTCAAAACAGATAACCAATCTCGTTGGTAATTTACTTCAGCAGGGTGCAAAGGCGAGCAATATTACCAGGATTATTACTGAGATAAATGACAGAATAGTTAGAAAAATAGCACAGTTTGCTGAAAGAGAATTCGGTCCTCCGCCACTTCCTTATTGCTGGATAGCTCTTGGTTCTGAAGGCAGAAAAGAGCAGACATTTAAAACTGATCAGGACAATGCTTTAATTTATTCAGACCCTCCAGCAGGACAGGAAGAATCAATAAGAAAGTATTTCCTTGAATTTGCAAGTTATATTAAAGACAGCCTTCTTAAATGTGGTTTTCCACCCTGTCCTGGAGATATTATGGCAAGCAATCCAAGATGGTGTCAGCCTCTTAAAGTATGGAAAAAATACTTTTCTCAATGGATATATACGCCAAAGGGTGAATCAATCAGTCTTTCTAATATATTCTTTGATTTTAGAGCTATTTATGGAGACTTTTCCCTTGAAGAGTCTTTAAGGGATTATCTTTTAAACACCGTTAAAGATCAGAAAATATTTTTAGGTTATCTTGCGAATCTTGCTGTAAAAAATAAGCCGCCTCTGGGATTTTTCAAAACATTTGTGGTTGAAAAAAGCGGGGAACATAAAGATAAACTCAATATAAAAATAAAAGGGATTGCTCCCATTGTTGAGATTATTAGACTTTTCAGTCTTGAAAAAGGAATAAGAGAGACCTCTACTCTGGAAAGAATTGAAACACTTAAAAATAAGCATGGCGTAGTTAAAGATTATGGAGAAGAAATTATTTATGCCTTTGAGTTTCTCATGCTTTTAAGAATGAAACATCAGTACGAACAGGTAGTTCAGGGAATGATGCCAGACAACTTTATAAATCCTGAGACCCTCAGCAATCTTGAAAAGAAATTGCTTAAGGATACATTTCATCTTATATCAAAGTTACAGGATATTTTGATTGAAAGATATAAGCTTATGATTATCTGA
- a CDS encoding DUF485 domain-containing protein: MKEKILSSSEFKSLVRSKNAISLILTMAELVVYFGFVLLIAYNKEFLSQKIYGPVNVGIPIGIGVIVVSWIFTGIYVAWSNKKYDQKVAEIKEKLGGE, encoded by the coding sequence ATGAAAGAGAAGATTTTAAGTTCCAGTGAATTCAAAAGTCTTGTAAGAAGTAAAAATGCCATTTCTCTGATTCTTACGATGGCTGAACTGGTAGTTTACTTCGGTTTTGTTCTGCTTATAGCTTACAACAAAGAATTTCTGAGTCAGAAAATCTATGGACCAGTTAATGTAGGTATTCCAATTGGTATAGGTGTGATAGTTGTTTCATGGATTTTTACAGGAATTTATGTAGCATGGTCAAATAAGAAGTATGACCAAAAAGTAGCAGAGATTAAAGAAAAATTAGGAGGTGAATAA
- a CDS encoding 3'-5' exonuclease, protein MLSIFRKKKKIPEYKGISIAETEFTVVDTELTGLNELRDTIIAIGGIKMKGKSIKMGEIFYRTIKPDRFVKKDSIMVHEITPSELEECPDIAPILREYLSFVRNSVIVGHCISIDIAFLKKAIHRHLKESYEPMAVDTFVIYKWLIHKGLLPENFINNKSLKDVAISLGIEPKELHDALVDAFITAQVFQKIITLLGDIKIYTTQELMDIGNPNISGYMGVEKKQAFQL, encoded by the coding sequence ATGCTTTCAATATTTAGAAAAAAGAAAAAGATTCCTGAATATAAAGGAATATCAATTGCAGAAACAGAGTTTACAGTTGTGGATACTGAACTTACAGGACTAAACGAATTGAGGGACACAATTATTGCTATTGGAGGCATAAAAATGAAGGGTAAATCAATAAAAATGGGTGAAATATTTTACAGGACTATAAAACCAGACAGGTTTGTAAAAAAAGACAGCATAATGGTTCATGAGATTACACCATCAGAACTGGAAGAATGTCCTGACATAGCTCCAATTCTGAGAGAGTATCTTTCTTTTGTAAGGAATTCAGTCATTGTAGGGCATTGTATATCAATTGATATTGCTTTTCTTAAAAAGGCAATTCACAGACACCTCAAAGAGAGCTATGAGCCTATGGCAGTAGATACTTTTGTTATTTATAAATGGCTTATTCATAAGGGGTTATTACCAGAGAACTTTATAAATAATAAATCATTAAAGGATGTGGCTATATCACTTGGCATTGAACCAAAAGAGTTGCATGATGCACTGGTTGATGCTTTTATTACTGCTCAGGTTTTTCAAAAGATAATAACATTACTTGGAGATATTAAGATTTATACTACCCAGGAACTCATGGACATAGGGAATCCCAATATATCCGGATATATGGGAGTTGAAAAAAAACAAGCATTTCAACTTTAA